The Medicago truncatula cultivar Jemalong A17 chromosome 4, MtrunA17r5.0-ANR, whole genome shotgun sequence genome includes a region encoding these proteins:
- the LOC11419991 gene encoding probable histone H2A.2 — protein MDKKGAGGRKGGEPRKKSVTRSIRAGLQFPVGRIGRYLKKGRYAQRVGTGAPVYLAAVLEYLAAEVLELAGNAARDNKKNRIIPRHVLLAVRNDEELGKLLNGVTIAHGGVLPNINPILLPKKTEKAVSKEPKSPKKAGKSPKKA, from the coding sequence ATGGACAAGAAAGGAGCCGGTGGAAGGAAGGGAGGAGAACCAAGGAAGAAGTCGGTGACAAGATCAATCAGAGCCGGTCTTCAATTTCCAGTGGGAAGAATCGGTAGATACTTGAAGAAAGGAAGATACGCTCAGCGTGTAGGCACAGGTGCTCCAGTATACCTAGCAGCAGTTCTTGAATATCTCGCTGCTGAGGTTCTTGAGTTGGCTGGAAATGCAGCACGTGATAACAAGAAGAATAGAATCATTCCAAGGCATGTGTTGTTGGCTGTTAGGAATGATGAAGAACTTGGTAAATTGCTTAATGGTGTTACCATTGCTCATGGTGGTGTTCTTCCAAACATCAACCCAATCCTTTTGCCTAAGAAGACTGAAAAGGCTGTTTCTAAGGAACCTAAGTCTCCCAAAAAAGCTGGAAAGTCTCCAAAGAAGGCTTAG
- the LOC25492480 gene encoding THO complex subunit 4A, with translation MSAALDMTLDDIIKNNKKSGSGNPRGGRSRPGPASGPGPARRILNRAGNRAAPYSAAKAPETTWQHDLYADQHVAAAAYPAAQGGRAPSIETGTKLYISNLDYGVSNDDIKELFSEVGDLKRHGVHYDRSGRSKGTAEVVFSRRQDAVAAVKRYNNVQLDGKPMKIEIVGTNISTPGAAPVVNAPIGNFNGIPQSGQGRVGEFRGPGGRGQGIRRNRGRGRGSGGPRGGGRGGGRGRGRDDKVSAEDLDAELEKYHAEAMQLN, from the exons ATGTCTGCAGCACTCGATATGACCCTCGACGACATCATtaagaacaacaaaaaatccGGATCCGGTAACCCTAGAGGAGGCCGTTCCAGACCCGGACCCGCTTCCGGACCTGGACCCGCTCGCCGTATTCTTAATCGCGCCGGTAACCGCGCCGCACCTTACTCCGCCGCTAAG gcGCCGGAGACGACGTGGCAGCATGATTTGTATGCAGATCAGCATGTAGCTGCGGCGGCGTATCCAGCAGCTCAAGGTGGTCGTGCTCCTTCTATTGAAACTGGAACCAAGCTCTATATTTCTAATTTGGATTATGGTGTTTCCAATGATGATATTAAG GAGTTGTTTTCTGAAGTTGGTGACTTGAAACGGCACGGCGTTCATTATGACAGGAGTGGCAGATCGAAG GGTACCGCAGAAGTAGTCTTCTCACGGAGACAAGATGCTGTAGCTGCTGTGAAGAGATACAACAATGTTCAACTAGATGGGAAACCAATGAAGATAGAGATTGTTGGAACCAACATTTCTACACCTGGTGCGGCTCCTGTTGTAAATGCACCCATTGGAAATTTTAATGGAATTCCTCAAAG TGGGCAAGGCAGAGTTGGAGAATTTCGAGGGCCGGGAGGAAGAGGTCAAGGCATTCGAAGAAATCGAGGACGTGGAAGAGGTAGCGGTGGACCCCGTGGTGGTGGTCGTGGTGGAGGTCGTGGTAGAGGCCGTGATGATAAAGTATCTGCAGAAGATCTTGATGCTGAGCTGGAGAAGTATCATGCTGAGGCCATGCAATTAAACTGA
- the LOC11437600 gene encoding glycine-rich RNA-binding protein 2, mitochondrial, which produces MFVHLTSSKLIATIANTRTLPQLLLCVRHHSSTKLFIAGLSYNTNETVLRDTFEQHGQIIEVKVICNHRTGESKGYGFVRFNSETAAATARKELHGQIVDGRRIRVGYAHKG; this is translated from the exons ATGTTCGTTCATCTTACTTCCTCCAAATTAATAGCCACGATAGCAAATACTAGGACTCTTCCTCAATTGCTCCTATGCGTGCGCCATCATTCATCTACCAAATTGTTCATCGCAG GGCTTTCCTATAACACGAATGAAACTGTCCTAAGAGACACCTTCGAACAACATGGGCAAATCATTGAAG TTAAAGTAATATGTAACCACAGGACTGGAGAGTCAAAAGGGTACGGATTTGTGAGGTTCAATTCTGAAACTGCAGCTGCCACAGCTCGCAAAGAATTGCACGGCCAG ATAGTGGATGGTAGACGTATTCGAGTGGGTTATGCACACAAAGGGTAA
- the LOC11407627 gene encoding histone H2A, with protein sequence MLQERKTNSKKGIYAQRVGTGAPVYLAAVLEYLAAEVLELAGNAARDNKKNRIIPRHLLFAVMNDEELGKLLVGVTIAHGGILLTKKAEKAASAKEPKSPKKVGKSPKKGLDL encoded by the coding sequence ATGTTACAAGAGCGAAAAACTAATTCGAAGAAGGGTATATATGCTCAGCGTGTCGGAACCGGTGCTCCAGTATACCTGGCAGCAGTTCTTGAATATCTTGCTGCTGAAGTTCTTGAGTTGGCTGGAAATGCAGCTCGTGATAACAAGAAGAATAGAATTATTCCAAGGCATTTGTTGTTTGCTGTTATGAATGATGAAGAACTTGGGAAACTACTTGTAGGTGTTACAATTGCTCATGGTGGTATTCTTTTAACTAAGAAGGCCGAAAAAGCTGCTTCTGCTAAGGAACCTAAGTCTCCCAAAAAAGTTGGAAAGTCTCCAAAGAAGGGCTTGGATCTTTAG
- the LOC25492478 gene encoding probable histone H2B.1: protein MAPKGEKKPAEKKPAEEKKSTVAEKAPAEKKPKAGKKLPKEGGSAAGEKKKKRSKKNVETYKIYIFKVLKQVHPDIGISSKAMGIMNSFINDIFEKLAQESSRLARYNKKPTITSREIQTAVRLVLPGELAKHAVSEGTKAVTKFTSS, encoded by the coding sequence ATGGCGCCAAAGGGAGAGAAGAAGCCAGCGGAGAAGAAACCCGCTGAGGAGAAGAAGTCCACCGTTGCCGAGAAAGCTCCAGCAGAGAAGAAGCCAAAGGCTGGAAAGAAGCTTCCTAAGGAAGGTGGCTCCGCAGCcggagagaagaagaagaagagaagcaAGAAGAATGTAGAAACATACAAGATCTACATCTTCAAAGTTCTGAAACAAGTTCACCCAGACATTGGTATCTCAAGCAAGGCCATGGGTATCATGAACAGTTTCATCAATGATATCTTCGAGAAGCTTGCTCAAGAATCATCCAGACTTGCTCGTTACAACAAGAAGCCAACAATCACTTCAAGGGAAATTCAGACTGCAGTCAGACTTGTTCTTCCTGGTGAATTGGCCAAGCATGCTGTTTCTGAAGGCACCAAGGCTGTGACCAAGTTTACTAGTTCTTAG
- the LOC11410183 gene encoding uncharacterized protein — translation MSDANSLPRNSGYLDALSQAIHKKLQRALANSSQRRNLLQELFADVALEVDDRAKDVIFNKEEDVISPVNYAMDGPLCFYDVLADYFVQVPESGKPVLDMIVQLWSQSFASHIFSLLFHKWMFEVHLDNPEVLLRYSSALVQGATNVFWIDIQTNTRRFQSIFRYLLDDVALDHTRLNKIPLQAQRDMYLLLSRFILFYNSAGKVDSFLKQCPVFQTAFLVGGPADIFVNELTDQLQKLKVEPVLLHYLSEIKVLQGMELRMTTSTRLKTCLYSFTSPGGPMYPTRAVRHAAWESLDFLFPVGQYPRHLISLFFRLLYPWYWPSSCWNFVISCVRTIFYSLLRLIFSTWEKVSKPKTQ, via the exons ATGTCCGACGCTAATTCGCTGCCGAGAAACTCCGGTTATCTCGATGCTCTTTCTCAAGCGATCCATAAGAAGCTTCAACGG GCCTTGGCTAATTCGTCGCAGAGGCGTAATTTGTTGCAGGAGCTTTTTGCTGATGTTGCTTTAGAGGTTGATGATCGAGCCAAAG ATGTAATTTTCAACAAGGAAGAAGATGTCATTTCTCCTGTAAATTACGCCATGGATGGTCCGTTGTGTTTCTATGATGTGCTTGCTGACTACTTTGTACAAGTGCCTGAAAGTGGAAAACCCGTCCTTGACATGATTGTCCAACTCTGGAGTCAGTCATTTGCTTCGCATATTTTTAGCCTCCTGTTTCACAAATGG ATGTTTGAAGTTCACCTTGATAATCCAGAAGTGCTACTTCGGTATTCATCTGCCCTAGTTCAAGGTGCCACAAATGTTTTCTG GATTGACATTCAAACAAATACAAGGCGTTTCCAGTCTATATTTCGT TACCTCTTGGATGATGTTGCATTAGACCACACTCGATTGAATAAGATTCCTCTCCAG GCTCAGCGAGATATGTATCTTTTGCTCTCGAGGTTCATTCTATTTTACAATTCAG CTGGAAAAGTTGACAGTTTCTTGAAACAATGCCCTGTTTTCCAAACTGCTTTCTTAGTTGGCGGTCCTGCAGATATATTTGTGAATGAACTTACTGATCAG ctTCAAAAGCTAAAGGTGGAACCTGTGCTGCTGCATTATCTTTCAGAAATTAAGGTCCTTCAGG GTATGGAATTAAGAATGACGACAAGTACGAGATTGAAAACTTGTTTGTATAGTTTTACTTCTCCTGGTGGTCCAATGTACCCGACTAGAGCTGTTCGTCATGCTGCCTGGGAATCACTGGATTTTCTTTTTCCG GTTGGGCAGTACCCTCGGCATCTCATTAGTCTGTTCTTCAGGTTGCTTTATCCATGGTATTGGCCATCCTCTTGCTGGAACTTTGTGATTTCCTGCGTTCGTACAATCTTTTACTCCTTACTCAGGTTGATATTTTCTACGTGGGAAAAGGTTTCCAAACCAAAAACACAATAG